From the genome of Dickeya aquatica, one region includes:
- the hpxZ gene encoding oxalurate catabolism protein HpxZ, with protein MTPEINLPDVLAEVTTAFYRYEKALTGNDIAVLDELFWHSAHTVRYGASENLYGIEQIREFRAARPSAGLDRQLHNTVITTYGRDMAVASTEFRRDGSEKTGRQMQTWLCTEQGWRIVAAHVSLMV; from the coding sequence ATGACACCCGAAATCAACCTGCCCGACGTATTGGCTGAGGTAACAACCGCCTTTTACCGCTACGAAAAAGCCCTGACCGGCAATGACATCGCGGTGCTTGATGAACTGTTTTGGCACAGTGCACACACCGTGCGCTACGGTGCCTCAGAAAACCTGTACGGTATTGAGCAGATCCGTGAGTTTCGCGCCGCCCGCCCGTCAGCCGGGCTGGACAGGCAGTTGCACAACACCGTGATAACCACCTATGGCCGCGACATGGCGGTCGCCAGTACCGAGTTTCGTCGTGACGGCAGCGAGAAAACCGGCCGCCAGATGCAAACCTGGCTCTGTACCGAACAGGGCTGGCGCATCGTTGCCGCGCATGTGAGCCTGATGGTGTAA